In Thermosphaera sp., a genomic segment contains:
- the alaS gene encoding alanine--tRNA ligase, which translates to MPGEISFDYLRKYGYEKYVCRKCEEGIIWSVVPRETCPDRPCSKYEFLYKEYKRVRPLSLQEVREKFISFLVSKGHGVVDPYPVLARWRNDLYLNIASIIVFQPAVTEGIVDPPHNPLVIIQPSIRLSDIDNVGLTFGRHLTSFEMGGMHAFNKPGKMVYWVEGIIDNTIEFFNKEIGIDLEDLVFKEGWWEGGGNAGPAPEVLVDGMELATLVHMMYKTVDGKYVENPVLVVDCGYGIERITWFTQKSPTGFHAIYGRLVDEYKDIIGVEEPPHDVLKKAVYLLSDKEFNGVSDYLRALEEHGFSDFLDEFSRIIYLYGSLDHARTISLMLSDGIVPSNSGEGYLARLVIRRLLRNLVKLGVEPNRLSSIVQELVDKQIKYWKNDYIYGKFEKHRDYILDVIALEANKFIDSVYRGVEIVDKFLKKKKAITEEDLVEIYDSHGIPPEFVVERARSKGIEVGVPGDFYSKIAQRHSAVPLIKEKEHEFPEDLVKWATSFQETVRLFHEDPYLVSARARVLGVKENYVILDRTIMYPWAGGQDHDSGEIIFREKSYPVKYVGKVGNVIVHELSMKPDFTENDEVEIRLDWHRRFRLMRHHTATHVVLAAARKILGDHVWQAGAEKTVEKARLDITHHKPLSKEEVAEIENLANQIIESRIPLRFHYMGKFEAESKYGLKIYQGGAVYSPVLRIVEIPEWDAQACFGTHLYNTSEIGGIKIINAERIQDGVVRLEFVAGTRLVELARATEAERDKVLATLGVSQKDLLSAVKSLKEELSELESMLSSYRSILARNLVSKALMEKKNLCGVDFASIEVPVVDEKLVKDVLEELSLKNKILVILFSGDVMEIAIDPARAREENIDLAKIASALRSLGIKGGGKPDHVTLKIARVSKEEVLKTVEKLLCSRDY; encoded by the coding sequence ATGCCCGGAGAGATAAGTTTCGATTATCTTCGAAAATATGGTTATGAGAAGTATGTTTGCAGGAAATGCGAGGAAGGTATCATATGGAGTGTTGTACCAAGGGAGACATGTCCTGACCGTCCATGCAGCAAGTATGAGTTCCTATACAAGGAGTATAAGAGGGTTAGACCGCTCAGCCTTCAGGAGGTCAGGGAGAAGTTTATTAGTTTCCTCGTTTCAAAGGGTCATGGGGTTGTCGATCCATACCCTGTTCTCGCGCGATGGAGAAATGATTTGTACCTCAACATAGCCTCCATAATAGTTTTTCAGCCTGCGGTCACGGAGGGCATAGTGGATCCTCCTCACAACCCCTTAGTGATTATTCAGCCGTCGATAAGGCTAAGCGATATAGACAATGTTGGCTTGACCTTCGGAAGGCACTTGACGAGCTTCGAAATGGGCGGAATGCACGCTTTCAACAAACCAGGTAAGATGGTCTACTGGGTAGAGGGCATTATCGATAACACTATAGAATTCTTCAACAAGGAGATAGGGATCGACCTTGAGGACTTGGTCTTTAAAGAGGGCTGGTGGGAAGGAGGAGGTAACGCGGGTCCAGCACCGGAGGTACTTGTTGATGGTATGGAGCTAGCCACTCTAGTCCACATGATGTATAAAACCGTTGATGGAAAGTACGTTGAAAACCCGGTCCTAGTCGTGGATTGTGGCTACGGCATAGAAAGGATAACTTGGTTCACTCAGAAGTCTCCAACGGGCTTTCACGCGATATATGGAAGGCTGGTTGATGAATACAAAGACATAATTGGTGTTGAAGAACCTCCTCATGACGTCTTGAAAAAAGCGGTATACCTTTTAAGCGATAAGGAGTTTAATGGCGTCTCGGATTACTTAAGGGCGCTTGAAGAACACGGTTTCAGCGACTTTCTCGACGAATTTTCAAGGATAATATATCTCTACGGGAGTTTAGACCACGCTAGAACGATCAGCTTGATGCTCTCCGACGGGATAGTTCCCTCAAATAGTGGGGAAGGATACCTAGCCCGCTTGGTGATAAGGAGGCTGTTACGTAATCTTGTGAAACTAGGCGTTGAGCCGAACAGGCTTTCAAGTATTGTGCAGGAGCTGGTTGACAAGCAGATAAAGTACTGGAAAAACGACTACATCTACGGTAAATTCGAGAAGCACAGAGACTACATCCTAGACGTCATTGCCCTCGAGGCGAACAAGTTCATAGACTCCGTTTACAGGGGTGTCGAAATAGTTGATAAGTTCTTGAAGAAGAAGAAAGCTATCACCGAGGAAGACCTCGTAGAGATTTATGACTCGCACGGCATACCCCCGGAGTTCGTTGTTGAAAGAGCTCGTAGCAAGGGGATTGAGGTTGGAGTCCCAGGTGATTTCTATTCAAAAATAGCTCAGAGACACTCTGCTGTTCCCTTGATTAAGGAGAAAGAGCACGAATTCCCTGAAGACCTTGTCAAGTGGGCCACGAGCTTCCAGGAAACAGTGCGGTTATTCCATGAAGATCCGTATTTAGTGAGCGCGAGGGCAAGAGTTCTCGGGGTTAAGGAGAACTACGTTATTCTAGATCGAACGATAATGTATCCATGGGCTGGTGGACAAGACCATGATAGCGGCGAAATCATCTTTAGAGAAAAATCCTACCCGGTGAAATACGTCGGCAAAGTCGGGAACGTGATTGTTCACGAGCTTTCCATGAAACCCGATTTCACGGAGAACGATGAGGTTGAAATCAGGTTAGACTGGCATAGGAGGTTTAGGCTGATGCGCCATCACACCGCCACGCATGTTGTGCTTGCAGCGGCAAGGAAGATCCTTGGTGATCACGTGTGGCAAGCCGGTGCCGAGAAAACCGTTGAGAAAGCGAGGCTTGATATAACTCACCACAAGCCTTTGAGCAAAGAAGAGGTGGCTGAGATCGAGAATTTGGCTAACCAGATAATCGAGAGTAGGATACCATTGAGGTTCCATTACATGGGGAAGTTTGAGGCAGAGTCCAAGTATGGCCTGAAAATATATCAGGGTGGAGCAGTCTACTCACCTGTGTTGAGAATCGTTGAAATACCCGAGTGGGATGCTCAAGCCTGCTTTGGGACACACTTGTACAATACTTCGGAGATAGGCGGGATCAAGATAATCAATGCTGAAAGGATACAAGACGGTGTTGTGAGGCTAGAGTTTGTAGCCGGCACCAGACTGGTTGAGCTTGCTAGAGCAACGGAGGCGGAGAGGGATAAGGTTTTAGCAACGCTAGGGGTTTCGCAGAAGGACCTACTCTCGGCAGTTAAGAGTCTTAAGGAAGAGCTCAGCGAGCTCGAATCCATGCTGTCCTCGTATAGGAGCATCTTAGCCCGCAACCTCGTGTCGAAGGCATTAATGGAGAAGAAAAACCTGTGTGGAGTCGACTTTGCTAGCATAGAAGTCCCCGTTGTCGATGAGAAGCTAGTCAAAGATGTTCTCGAAGAATTATCCTTGAAGAATAAAATACTTGTTATACTATTTTCAGGCGATGTAATGGAGATAGCGATAGACCCTGCTAGAGCAAGAGAAGAAAACATCGATCTTGCTAAGATAGCATCAGCCTTGAGGAGCCTAGGCATTAAGGGGGGAGGTAAGCCAGATCACGTAACGCTGAAGATCGCTAGGGTCAGCAAAGAGGAGGTCTTGAAAACGGTTGAGAAACTATTGTGTAGCAGGGACTACTAG
- a CDS encoding transglutaminase domain-containing protein: MERAGMEENPPRSRRALALLTIALILSVVLTVLILRGFYPNIFNLGTGGVGSSKSFCDWFREKHLSVLTNFDPGLREASISMLNEYSNPEIILQNTSYYIPAGRRVSISFYATSGATISLYITVQNYDIIVRIYDPSGSLILSQRASELSYSFSALSTGTYVLELDNRYSLNTGKQVFVSLKAVVSLDINDPVYKTMAIAHWVGSNVKYVSDPNGFEYVAPPLETLRVRAGDCDDFAVLLASLYESIGLDAVIGLVDTNGDGVVDHAAAMVYLNMDPDSLLNAMKKYELVFNVRIKSLSYFTGIKNVSTGLWLIVDPPMADVKQEPWSISHRPYNLDCIIDVYFKR, translated from the coding sequence GTGGAGAGGGCTGGGATGGAGGAAAATCCCCCTAGGAGTAGGAGGGCTCTCGCACTCCTCACGATTGCGTTGATCCTGTCAGTGGTTCTAACAGTACTCATCCTCAGGGGTTTTTACCCCAACATATTCAACCTTGGGACCGGGGGAGTTGGTTCTTCAAAAAGCTTCTGCGACTGGTTCAGAGAGAAGCACTTGTCAGTGCTCACCAATTTCGACCCCGGGCTGAGGGAGGCATCCATAAGTATGTTAAACGAGTACAGTAATCCCGAGATAATACTGCAAAATACGAGCTATTACATCCCCGCGGGGAGAAGGGTGAGCATTTCCTTTTACGCCACGTCAGGAGCCACGATATCTTTATACATAACAGTCCAGAACTACGATATTATCGTTAGAATCTATGATCCATCGGGGAGTTTAATACTATCTCAGAGGGCAAGTGAACTCTCCTATTCCTTTTCAGCGTTGTCAACAGGTACATATGTGTTGGAGTTGGATAACAGGTATTCGCTTAATACGGGGAAACAAGTCTTCGTCTCGTTGAAAGCCGTGGTCTCGCTCGATATAAATGACCCTGTCTATAAAACCATGGCTATAGCACACTGGGTTGGGTCGAATGTGAAATATGTGAGCGATCCTAACGGGTTCGAATACGTTGCCCCACCATTAGAGACGTTGAGAGTGAGGGCTGGAGATTGCGATGATTTTGCAGTACTATTAGCATCTCTCTACGAATCCATAGGCCTGGACGCCGTCATAGGACTCGTAGACACTAATGGGGATGGAGTCGTAGATCACGCTGCAGCCATGGTTTACTTGAACATGGATCCCGACTCCTTGTTGAATGCAATGAAGAAGTACGAGCTCGTTTTCAACGTCAGAATCAAGAGCTTGAGCTACTTCACCGGCATTAAGAATGTTTCAACGGGGTTATGGCTCATAGTTGACCCCCCTATGGCTGATGTTAAGCAAGAACCCTGGAGCATTAGTCATAGACCGTACAATCTTGACTGCATCATAGATGTCTACTTCAAAAGGTAG
- a CDS encoding cytosine permease has translation MPGEKLLAKRYVENESLLPIPSDKRIYGTATFTWMMFSMNVCIPLFFLGSIGLSLGLSLVEVAVGALLGNLATTIVLILNGLPGVKYGIPYPVQLRPSWGFKGSRIPVVLRGIVGAGWYGIEAYSGSLAMLMVALYIFGFAGRDPTVIATTSFRYVAFVVALYILFATLVTAKGLAMIARVVNITGPLLITYFIWLALQLSGQNGINYPQTEAGFLSKNFATYLAIQTNFWATMSLNISDLSRGLHSGRRGVRALIIGPVVGIVLTSVIASILGYYLTFHTGYSTPQEIVLYTAPGVLAVIFGQVFASLAPFSTDITANIPALVNVLTTCFKMKWMKAAVVAGVVGFLLAPWWAVEKGPDILNYVVAFTSNYGVILGPIAGIMIADYFIVNKNYDLEKLYTNGPEGYWYRNGYNLIAIASYVISVIIIYAFSYSIGDLVMLGPLPFPTSLSWYIGVISTLVIYSLLAKSISPGRRKI, from the coding sequence TTGCCTGGAGAAAAACTACTGGCTAAAAGGTATGTTGAAAACGAATCTCTTCTCCCGATACCTTCGGACAAGAGAATCTATGGCACAGCAACCTTCACCTGGATGATGTTCAGCATGAACGTCTGTATACCGCTATTCTTCCTTGGGTCGATCGGATTGTCGCTGGGGCTAAGCCTGGTTGAAGTCGCTGTTGGAGCATTACTCGGAAATCTGGCGACAACTATTGTTTTAATCCTAAACGGTCTTCCCGGAGTAAAATACGGTATACCATACCCGGTTCAGCTACGTCCCAGCTGGGGGTTCAAGGGCTCCCGGATTCCAGTTGTTTTAAGAGGAATAGTCGGCGCCGGATGGTATGGTATTGAAGCCTACAGTGGGTCTCTGGCGATGCTAATGGTAGCATTATACATTTTCGGGTTCGCCGGGAGAGACCCTACGGTTATCGCCACGACTTCCTTCAGGTATGTCGCGTTTGTTGTAGCATTATACATCTTGTTCGCAACCCTGGTAACGGCCAAGGGGCTTGCAATGATCGCAAGAGTCGTCAACATCACTGGCCCCTTATTAATAACGTATTTCATATGGCTAGCACTACAACTCTCGGGTCAGAACGGCATCAACTATCCACAGACCGAAGCGGGCTTCTTATCGAAGAACTTTGCCACCTATCTAGCTATTCAGACAAACTTCTGGGCAACTATGAGCCTAAATATATCGGACCTCTCTAGGGGTTTGCACTCGGGTAGGAGAGGCGTAAGGGCGCTTATCATAGGACCTGTAGTGGGGATAGTCCTAACGTCAGTTATCGCTTCGATCCTCGGCTACTATTTAACGTTCCACACGGGTTATTCGACGCCGCAGGAGATAGTCCTGTACACTGCCCCGGGAGTGCTAGCAGTGATTTTTGGACAAGTCTTCGCCTCACTTGCACCATTTAGCACTGACATAACTGCGAACATCCCCGCTCTAGTTAACGTATTGACAACGTGCTTCAAGATGAAGTGGATGAAAGCCGCAGTTGTGGCGGGAGTCGTGGGTTTCCTTCTTGCTCCCTGGTGGGCAGTGGAGAAGGGTCCAGATATACTGAACTACGTCGTAGCTTTCACCAGCAATTACGGCGTTATCCTCGGCCCCATAGCTGGCATTATGATAGCAGACTACTTCATAGTCAACAAGAACTATGATCTCGAAAAACTGTACACCAATGGCCCCGAGGGATACTGGTACAGGAACGGGTATAATCTGATTGCAATAGCCTCCTACGTCATATCAGTAATAATAATATATGCTTTCAGCTATTCGATAGGCGACTTAGTAATGCTAGGACCATTGCCGTTCCCAACCAGCTTAAGCTGGTATATTGGAGTAATATCAACACTGGTAATCTACAGCCTTCTAGCTAAATCGATTTCCCCGGGTAGAAGAAAAATATAA